From a single Zygotorulaspora mrakii chromosome 2, complete sequence genomic region:
- the SDT1 gene encoding nucleotidase (similar to Saccharomyces cerevisiae PHM8 (YER037W) and SDT1 (YGL224C); ancestral locus Anc_3.536): protein MTISKDYQQIYYERVRKQLRINQEHLESLDYPGSRVTFPVDCKELPKPDSDLKVFFFDIDNCLYRRSTRIHDLMQVSIHDYFKTELNLDDEAAHNLRRTYYRDYGLAIRGLVMFHDINAIEYNKMVDDALPLQDILRPDLALRKVLQDLRASGKIDKLWLFTNAYKNHGLRCVRLLGIADLFDGITYCDYAQEDNLICKPDPNAFEKAKMESGLGQYSNAWFVDDSGNNIQQGIALGMGKCIHLVEDVVDEILGANPKGSAVISDITDLPKAFPELF, encoded by the coding sequence ATGACTATTTCAAAGGACTACCAGCAAATCTACTACGAGCGAGTCAGGAAACAGCTCAGGATTAATCAAGAGCATTTGGAATCACTGGATTATCCAGGATCTAGAGTCACTTTTCCTGTCGATTGTAAAGAGCTTCCAAAACCAGACTCCGATCtgaaagtattttttttcgacATTGATAACTGTTTATACAGGCGTTCCACGCGTATCCATGATTTGATGCAAGTATCTATCCATGACTATTTTAAGACGGAACTAAACTTAGACGATGAGGCGGCGCATAATCTGAGACGGACCTACTATAGGGACTACGGATTAGCTATCCGAGGATTAGTTATGTTTCATGATATAAACGCCATCGAGTACAATAAGATGGTTGATGATGCTCTACCCTTACAGGACATTTTAAGACCAGATTTAGCTCTTAGAAAAGTACTACAGGATTTAAGGGCAAGTGGGAAAATTGACAAACTCTGGCTTTTCACTAATGCATACAAAAACCACGGTCTTCGCTGTGTAAGGTTACTGGGCATTGCGGATTTATTTGATGGAATTACGTACTGTGACTATGCACAGGAAGATAATTTGATCTGCAAGCCAGATCCAAAtgcatttgaaaaggcAAAAATGGAAAGTGGTTTGGGCCAGTATAGCAATGCCTGGTTTGTGGATGATAGTGGGAACAATATACAGCAGGGAATTGCACTTGGTATGGGAAAGTGTATTCATTTGGTGGAAgatgttgttgatgaaatctTGGGCGCCAATCCCAAGGGTTCTGCAGTTATTAGTGATATAACTGATCTTCCTAAAGCTTTCCCTGAATTATTTTAG
- the KRE29 gene encoding Smc5-Smc6 complex subunit KRE29 (similar to Saccharomyces cerevisiae KRE29 (YER038C); ancestral locus Anc_3.537) produces MSKLSSQESLPDSPLQTARNVSDLETLSSTSVELSSDDEIDEDSGIKDKILTRTLTKRSLASTESEEKIAKRNHSSNSDGSISLRKFDLGQHYDPDITTSIEKINSLKEQMVNNQAQEAGQTSPLALRKKKIRQLLKKPNVSSSYIDMIAKETISQKYVDWHFITEDSTFVQSDSSLRNLIRSFGVSDLKIQALYNDRITISKARQYDTLCELTPVKIMMDTLLKYKDDSLYFLKSLICFIMDRKVYESVECDVVWCTRVFNMFPESKFLTCYLQLVNNDDYFMHYRLMRLIPSLRCSLLKCILCKSPDIPFLSELTSVFDDLLDAKSYETLLYYILVVVGPDGIPFGDNKCIRYFEKCISDILDLENGEVELTLLKGILNMFRKI; encoded by the coding sequence ATGAGTAAACTAAGCTCTCAAGAGTCCTTACCCGATTCACCTCTTCAAACTGCACGCAATGTCAGTGATCTAGAAACACTTTCCTCCACCTCAGTTGAACTGTCTAGCGATGACGAAATTGATGAGGATAGCGGTATCAAGGATAAGATTTTGACACGCACTCTAACTAAACGTTCTCTGGCAAGTACAGAAAgtgaggaaaaaattgcaaagaGGAACCACTCTTCGAATTCTGATGGCTCGATCTCATTACGGAAATTTGATTTAGGGCAACACTATGATCCTGATATTACCACCTCAATCGAAAAGATCAATTCGTTGAAAGAACAAATGGTAAATAATCAAGCTCAAGAAGCAGGGCAGACAAGTCCATTAGCTctgagaaagaaaaaaatacgACAGCTATTAAAGAAACCCAATGTTAGCAGCTCGTATATCGATATGATTGCGAAAGAAACTATCTCTCAAAAATATGTAGACTGGCACTTCATTACGGAAGACTCAACATTTGTTCAGAGTGATTCCTCGTTAAGGAACCTAATTCGATCATTTGGCGTCAGTGATCTCAAAATTCAAGCATTATACAATGACAGGataacaatttcaaaggCAAGACAGTACGATACATTATGCGAGCTGACTCCAGTTAAAATTATGATGGATACATTGCTGAAATATAAAGATGATTCACTttactttttgaaaagtctCATATGTTTCATAATGGACAGAAAAGTTTATGAATCTGTAGAGTGTGACGTTGTATGGTGCACCAGGGTATTCAACATGTTTCCAGAGagcaaatttttgacatGCTATTTACAGCTAGTCAACAATGATGACTATTTCATGCATTATAGGCTAATGAGATTGATACCCTCCTTACGATGTTCACTGTTAAAATGTATATTATGCAAGTCTCCAGATATCCCGTTTCTTTCAGAGTTAACAAGCGTGTTTGATGACTTACTGGACGCAAAATCATACGAAACTCTCCTTTACTACATTCTTGTCGTGGTTGGACCAGACGGTATACCATTTGGCGACAACAAATGCATCAGGTATTTCGAAAAGTGCATTTCTGATATTTTAGATCTTGAGAATGGCGAAGTTGAGTTAACGTTATTGAAAGGCATTTTGAATATGTTTAGAAAAATCTAA
- the VRG4 gene encoding GDP-mannose transporter (similar to Saccharomyces cerevisiae HVG1 (YER039C) and VRG4 (YGL225W); ancestral locus Anc_3.538) translates to MSDLKVTNENAFSHVANSGPISILSYCASSILMTVTNKYVVNIEGFNMNFIMLFAQSLVCTLALVVLKGLGYAKFRPLNRTDAKNWLPISILLVIMIYTSSKALQFLAVPIYTIFKNLTIILIAYGEVLFFGGSVTSMELSSFMLMVLSSVVATLGDKQDLSAKAEKLAEELAQTGSGAGSVFSVGYLWMFANCISSASFVLIMRKRIKLTNFKDFDTMFYNNILALPILLLSSFFLEDWSSANLNINLSQDSLTAMIISGLASVGISYCSGWCVRVTSSTTYSMVGALNKLPIALSGLIFFDAPNNFLSILSIFIGFLSGIVYAVAKQKKTQRQQPVK, encoded by the coding sequence ATGTCGGATCTGAAAGTTACTAATGAAAACGCATTCAGCCATGTTGCCAACTCGGGACCAATCTCTATTCTATCATATTGTGCATCATCTATTTTGATGACAGTCACTAATAAATATGTTGTGAACATTGAGGGATTCAATATGAACTTTATTATGCTTTTTGCGCAATCTTTGGTGTGCACACTGGCTTTGGTTGTTTTGAAGGGGTTGGGATATGCTAAATTTCGTCCTTTGAACAGAACGGACGCCAAAAATTGGCTACCGATCTCAATTTTGTTGGTGATTATGATCTATACTTCATCCAAGGCTCTACAGTTTTTGGCCGTTCCAATTTACacaatcttcaaaaacttgacCATAATTTTGATTGCGTATGGTGaagttttgttttttggtGGCTCTGTCACCTCAATGGAACTCTCTTCTTTTATGCTTATGGTTTTATCATCTGTGGTTGCCACTTTGGGTGATAAGCAAGACCTAAGTGCCAAGgctgaaaaattggctGAAGAGTTGGCGCAAACTGGTTCCGGTGCCGGTTCCGTCTTCAGTGTGGGTTATTTATGGATGTTTGCCAATTGTATCTCGTCTGCATCTTTCGTATTAATTatgagaaaaagaatcaagtTGACTAACTTCAAAGATTTCGACACGATGTTTTACAACAATATTTTGGCCTTACCAATTCTATTATTGTCGTCTTTCTTTTTAGAAGATTGGTCTTCGGCAAATTTGAATATAAATCTATCTCAAGACTCTTTGACTGCAATGATTATCTCCGGTTTGGCTTCTGTCGGCATTTCTTACTGTTCTGGTTGGTGTGTTCGTGTTACCTCCTCTACTACTTACTCAATGGTTGGCGCTTTGAATAAATTACCAATTGCGTTATCCGGGTTAATATTCTTTGATGCTCCCAACAACTTTTTATCCATTTTATCTATTTTCATCGGGTTCTTGTCTGGTATTGTGTATGCAGTTGcaaagcaaaagaagaCGCAACGTCAGCAACCAGTGAAATAG
- the GLN3 gene encoding nitrogen-responsive transcriptional regulator GLN3 (similar to Saccharomyces cerevisiae GLN3 (YER040W); ancestral locus Anc_3.539), producing the protein MVGDSNLYDIFGSNNSPHERNPKETKINTKQASLSAMNATTFDSMLEILPDSVDFSLFPTISNTNSHDSMVESPKSASVFPHLLNKDKDNVHSQLQTSFETMFEHSSNPTTATTNENAVGTNSKSHNQENGSAHPIDIANQQNGEIAQLWDFNVEEFMMTPNSSNGSATITAPNSFNSEMQFTAGSAPGVSLFSSIGNGNQFGISMNNNVNNNNNNNNNNNNNNNSNNNNNNNNYHQLLGMEIPHAPNGSFYNQSASSSPRNSSQTTLKREDSTGLHRPSLNGRRSSSQLNKILHNENGAISSAGNSVRKNSTAKQISSTSLSNYKRGSSTSSSDLPKKPPLQCTNCKTLKTPLWRRDSHGNTLCNACGLFQKLHGTMRPLSLKSDVIKKRNNKKRAKKTQAQSEGNSASDASNTNSNTNQNVNGNSRVSASKNGRPKKNSAVQDIKVSTSYENEGDGMSYSATIGSNGKKQGNESVLNNGFGGQSLQESLNPNNLMTHNHRMAPSVSSTTKKSRRGSTSSNNSSSSRSSSRSVVPILPKPSPNTNNQSQFSLNLVTSNSSANSASSSPRVIGSSFNPSSPMTSQPSMFSSSTGRPGITIPRRKSSRNHSSSSSFMAASLQQLQNQNQQSSISNQNTSVSNGWSQNSAAASPKTMRSPKADFELFNSPNEAPSASNSKRAHTSLLSQQLQNSGQQSDHNSVEISSESKHTLNINTFHLQQNLTASLRKASVTASPRNSYVDSLLQHRGINKDDASLTLRRQSSFGPKRTISFREQTVVSTPEMSLNGNGMSTTPVGLENNTYEATNNSSSSQTNIADELDWLKFGM; encoded by the coding sequence ATGGTAGGTGATTCAAATCTGTACGATATATTTGGTTCTAATAATTCGCCCCATGAGAGAAATCCCAAGGAAACAAAGATAAATACCAAGCAAGCCTCCTTATCGGCGATGAACGCCACGACCTTCGATTCGATGTTAGAAATTTTACCTGACAGTGTAGACTTTTCCCTGTTTCCGACAATATCCAATACAAACTCGCATGACTCCATGGTGGAAAGTCCCAAATCTGCCTCAGTATTTCCTCATCTCCTGAATAAAGATAAGGATAATGTTCACTCGCAACTACAGACGAGTTTTGAAACTATGTTTGAACACTCATCGAACCCAACGACCGCTActacaaatgaaaatgctGTCGGCACAAATAGCAAAAGTCATAATCAGGAAAATGGAAGTGCACATCCCATAGATATCGCAAATCAACAAAACGGTGAAATTGCACAATTATGGGATTTTAACGTTGAAGAATTTATGATGACCCCAAACAGTTCAAACGGATCAGCTACGATTACAGCGCCAAACAGTTTTAATTCAGAAATGCAATTTACTGCGGGTAGCGCACCAGGGGTCAGCCTCTTCTCATCTATTGGAAACGGAAACCAATTCGGAATTTCGATGAACAACAACgttaataataataataacaataacaataacaataacaataataataatagtaataataataataataacaataattACCATCAGTTATTAGGTATGGAGATACCGCACGCTCCAAATGGGTCTTTTTATAACCAGTCAGCATCGTCATCACCAAGGAACTCATCACAAACCACCTTGAAACGGGAAGATTCCACAGGTTTGCATAGGCCTTCATTAAATGGTAGGCGATCCTCTTCACAGCTAAATAAGATTCTGCACAACGAAAATGGAGCAATCAGCTCAGCTGGAAATTCTGTGAGAAAAAATTCTACGGCGAAGCAAATTTCGTCTACTTCTTTATCCAATTACAAACGCGGTTCGTCTACTTCTTCATCCGATTTACCCAAGAAACCACCATTACAGTGTACCAATTGTAAAACATTGAAAACACCACTTTGGAGAAGGGATTCTCATGGAAACACCCTTTGTAATGCCTGCggtctttttcaaaaacttcatGGTACAATGAGGCCCTTGTCATTAAAATCAGATGTTATAAAGAAGagaaataataaaaaaagagctaAGAAAACTCAAGCACAGTCTGAGGGAAACAGTGCTAGTGATGCCTCAAATACGAATTCTAATACTAATCAGAATGTGAATGGTAACTCGAGAGTATCAGCATCAAAAAACGGTCGtccaaagaaaaattccGCTGTGCAGGATATCAAAGTCAGCACGTCATATGAGAACGAAGGGGATGGAATGAGTTATAGTGCTACAATAGGCTCCAATGGTAAAAAACAAGGTAATGAATCCGTTTTAAATAATGGTTTTGGTGGTCAATCTCTTCAGGAAAGTCTGAATCCAAACAATTTGATGACCCATAATCATAGGATGGCTCCTTCTGTGTCGTCTAccacaaaaaaatcaagaagagGTAGCACATCATCGAACAACTCGAGCTCTAGTAGATCATCCTCAAGATCGGTAGTTCCAATACTGCCGAAACCTTCACCAAATACCAACAACCAATCACAGTTCAGTCTTAACTTAGTTACCTCCAATAGCTCTGCTAATAGCGCCTCGTCATCTCCAAGAGTTATTGGAAGTAGTTTTAATCCTTCCAGTCCGATGACTTCACAGCCTAGCATGTTTTCTAGTTCAACAGGTAGACCAGGTATTACAATTCCAAGACGTAAATCATCCCGGAACCATTCTTCATCGTCCTCATTCATGGCAGCATCGCTGCAGCAGttacaaaatcaaaatcagcAATCAAGCATTAGTAATCAAAATACAAGCGTTTCCAACGGTTGGAGTCAAAATTCTGCTGCCGCATCACCAAAAACGATGCGATCACCAAAGGCTGATTTTGAGCTATTCAATAGTCCCAATGAAGCTCCTAGtgcatcaaattcaaaaagggCACATACCTCTTTACTTTCACAGCAACTGCAGAACTCTGGGCAGCAGAGTGATCATAATTCGGTGGAAATATCTTCTGAAAGCAAGCATACGCTTAATATAAACACTTTTCATCTACAGCAAAATTTAACAGCATCCTTAAGAAAAGCATCTGTTACCGCATCACCCCGGAATAGCTATGTTGATTCATTGTTGCAGCATCGGGGAATAAACAAAGATGATGCCAGCCTGACTTTGAGAAGGCAATCATCTTTTGGACCAAAGAGAACCATCTCTTTTCGTGAACAGACCGTCGTTTCAACACCTGAAATGTCGTTGAACGGTAACGGTATGTCTACCACTCCAGTTGGGCTTGAAAATAATACGTATGAGGCAACCAACAACTCAAGTTCTTCGCAGACTAATATAGCTGATGAGTTAGATTGGTTAAAATTTGGTATGTAG
- the UBC13 gene encoding E2 ubiquitin-conjugating protein UBC13 (similar to Saccharomyces cerevisiae UBC13 (YDR092W); ancestral locus Anc_8.230) has product MASLPKRIIKETERLVSDPVPGITAEPHEDNLRYFDVTIEGPQQSPYEDGVFHLELFLPDDYPMEAPKVRFLTKIYHPNIDRLGRICLDVLKTNWSPALQIRTILLSIQALLASPNPNDPLANDVAEDWIKNEEGAIRKAHEWTQLYASKDVK; this is encoded by the exons ATGGCGTCATTACCAAAGAGAATTATAAAA GAAACAGAAAGGCTTGTAAGCGATCCAGTGCCCGGAATCACTGCTGAGCCACATGAAGATAATTTGAGATATTTTGATGTCACAATAGAAGGACCACAGCAATCGCCTTACGAAGATGGAGTTTTTCACTTGGAGCTCTTTTTACCTGATGATTATCCAATGGAAGCCCCAAAAGTTCGTTTTCTAACGAAGATTTACCATCCAAATATCGATAGACTAGGACGTATCTGTTTGGATGTTCTAAAGACCAACTGGTCCCCTGCACTCCAAATTAGGACTATCCTACTGTCGATACAAGCGTTGTTGGCCAGCCCTAACCCTAATGATCCGCTTGCGAACGATGTTGCAGAAGACTGGATCaagaatgaagaaggtGCTATTCGGAAAGCTCACGAATGGACGCAGTTATATGCCTCAAAAGATGTTAAATGa
- the PAB1 gene encoding polyadenylate-binding protein (similar to Saccharomyces cerevisiae PAB1 (YER165W); ancestral locus Anc_8.229) — translation MSDITDKTAEQLEQLNIQDDQQTAPTSTDSDNQKVETSSASLYVGELDPSVSEALLYDIFSPIGSVSSIRVCRDAITKTSLGYAYVNFNDHEAGEQAIEKLNYAPIKGVPCRIMWSQRDPSLRKKGSGNIFIKNLHADIDNKALHDTFSVFGDILSCKIATDEAGNSKGFGFVHFADDEAAREAVDAINGMLLNGQEVYVAPHVSRKDRQSKLEEAKANFTNVYVKNINVEATPEEFEKYFSQVGPVTSVHLEKDSEGKSRGFGFVNYEDHGDAAKAVEELNESEFKGQVLHVGRAQKKYERLQELKKQYEAYRMEKLEKSQGVNLFIKNLDDSIDDEKLEEEFAPFGSITSVRVMRTENGKSKGFGFVCFSTPEEATKAITEKNQQIVAGKPLYVAIAQRKDVRRSQLAQQIQARNQMRYQQATAAAAAAAGMRGQFMPPMFYGVMPPRGVPFNGPTPQQMAAMGGMPKNGVPMQQFRNSPVYGVPPQGAPQQGNFMRNGGNANQFYQQKQRQALGEELYKKVFSKTSDEEAAGKITGMILDLPSQEVVPLLESDDLFEQHFKEAFAAYESFKQEQDQQQQQPQPQQPQTQA, via the coding sequence ATGTCTGATATCACTGATAAGACGGCTGAACAATTGGAACAATTGAACATTCAAGATGACCAACAAACTGCTCCAACTTCAACTGATTCAGATAACCAAAAGGTTGAGACTTCATCTGCCTCATTGTACGTTGGTGAATTAGACCCATCAGTGTCTGAAGCGCTATTGTATGACATCTTTTCTCCAATCGGTTCTGTTTCTTCCATCCGAGTCTGTCGTGATGCCATCACCAAGACCTCTTTAGGTTATGCTTATGTGAACTTCAATGATCATGAAGCTGGTGAACAAGCcattgaaaagttgaacTACGCGCCAATTAAAGGTGTTCCATGTCGTATCATGTGGTCTCAACGTGATCCTTCCTTAAGAAAGAAAGGTTCTGgtaatattttcatcaagaatCTGCATGCTGATATTGATAACAAGGCTTTACACGATACCTTCTCCGTTTTTGGAGATATCTTGTCTTGTAAGATTGCCACTGATGAAGCTGGCAACTCTAAAGGATTTGGATTCGTCCATTTTGCTGATGATGAAGCTGCCAGAGAAGCTGTTGATGCGATCAATGGTATGCTATTGAACGGACAAGAAGTTTACGTTGCTCCACATGTTTCGAGAAAGGACCGTCAATCCAAGTTGGAAGAAGCAAAGGCAAACTTTACCAATGTTTACGTCAAGAACATTAATGTTGAAGCAACTccagaagaatttgaaaaatatttcagtCAAGTAGGCCCTGTTACCTCCGTTCATTTAGAAAAAGACAGCGAAGGTAAATCAAGAGGTTTTGGTTTCGTTAATTACGAAGACCACGGAGATGCAGCAAAGGCcgttgaagaattgaatgAAAGTGAATTCAAAGGTCAAGTCTTGCATGTTGGTCGTGcgcaaaagaaatatgaACGTTTACAAGAGTTGAAGAAGCAATATGAAGCCTACAGAATGGAAAAATTAGAAAAGTCTCAAGGTGTCAATttattcatcaaaaatttggatgatTCAatcgatgatgaaaaattggaagaagaatttgctCCATTTGGTAGCATCACTTCTGTTAGAGTTATGAGAACCGAAAACGGCAAATCCAAGGGGTTCGGTTTCGTTTGTTTCTCAACTCCAGAAGAGGCTACAAAGGCTATTACGGAAAAGAATCAACAAATTGTCGCTGGTAAACCATTATATGTTGCCATTgctcaaagaaaagacgTTAGACGTTCTCAATTGGCTCAACAAATTCAGGCTAGAAATCAAATGAGATACCAGCAGGCTACTGCAGCTGCCGCTGCGGCCGCTGGTATGCGTGGTCAATTCATGCCACCAATGTTTTATGGTGTTATGCCACCAAGAGGTGTTCCATTTAATGGTCCAACCCCACAACAAATGGCTGCTATGGGAGGTATGCCAAAGAATGGTGTCCCAATGCAACAGTTCAGAAATTCTCCAGTCTATGGCGTTCCACCACAAGGTGCACCTCAACAAGGGAACTTCATGAGAAATGGTGGAAATGCAAATCAATTCTACCAACAAAAGCAAAGACAAGCTTTGGGTGAAGAACTATATAAGAAAGTTTTCTCCAAAACttctgatgaagaagctgCCGGTAAGATCACTGGTATGATCTTGGACTTGCCTTCTCAAGAAGTTGTACCATTATTGGAAAGTGACGACCTATTCGAAcaacatttcaaagaggCTTTTGCTGCTTATGAATCTTTCAAGCAAGAACAAgatcaacaacagcaacaaccaCAACCACAACAACCTCAAACACAAGCTTGA